The Acidimicrobiales bacterium genome contains the following window.
TCGGCGACCGGCAAGCCGGCGACCGGCTGGTACGTCGGGCAGGACGCCAGCGGGTTGATCGATGCCTGGAGGCCGATCAGCACGCCGACGGCCCGCGGCGCCACTTGCGCTCGCATCTCGAGACCCTCGGCTCGCGCCTGGTCGAGCAGCGCGAGTTGGCGCCGGTAGCGCGGTCCCGGCTCGGTCTGCAGCAGCGAGAACGACAGGGGTCGACCCGAGGCCCGCATCATCTCGAGCAGGGTGCCGGCTTCGTCGTCGGCCCGGAAGTCGGACACGACCTGCAACACGCCCGCGCCCGCGTCGCCGACGCCTCTGGCCAGGCCGACCAGCTCCTCGCGCGCGGCGGTCAGCGTGGGGGTCGGCTCCCCCCGGCTGGTCCGATGGTTCAACGTGCGGGAGGTGGTGAACCCGAGCGCTCCGGCGCGGATGCCTTCGGTGACGATCGCGGCCATGGCTGCGATGTCGTCGGGCGTCGCGGCTTCGCGGTTCGCGCCGCGCTCGCCCATGACGTAGACCCGCACCGGCGCGTGGCAGACCTGCGCGGCGAGGTCGGCGTCGAACTGCCGGCGGTCGAGGAAGTCGAGGTAGTCCCCGATCGACTCCCACTCCCACGACAACCCCTCCTCCAGCACGACGCCGGGGAGGTCCTCGACGCCTTCCATCAGCTCGACGAGCATCGTGCGGTCCGCGGCCCGGACCGGCGCGAACCCGACGCCGCAGTTGCCGGCCACGACCGTGGTGACCCCGTGGCTCGTCGAGGGTGCGAGGCGTTCGTCCCACGTGGCCTGCGCGTCGTAGTGCGTGTGGATGTCGACGAAGCCGGGCGTGATCAGCGCGCCGCTGGTGTCGATCTCCCGCCGGCCCTTGTCGGCGACGCGTCCGACTTCGGTGACGCGCCCGTCCGTGATCGCCACATCGGCGGTTCGAGCCGGCGAGCCGGACCCGTCGATGACGGTTCCCCCTCGGATCACGAGATCGGCAGTCACATCAGCACCTCCGGATGTCGGCCGTCCCAGTGTCGCGGATCACGAGACCCGACGCCCCACCCGACGCCCCACCCGACCCCACCCCACCCGACCCCACCCCATCCGACCCCACCCCACCCGACCCCACCCCACCCGACCCGACCCGAACCCGACCCGAACCCGTCGAGCTGTGAGCAGTTGGCCACCTGTGGGGTGGCCGAGCGCGCACAGCAGGGAAGTCAGGGGCGGCCGGAGCGGAAGCGGACGCCTGCGAGCTCGGCCTCGGGCCAGTCGCCACGCAGCCACACTTCGGTGATGCCGTCGCCCCGGCCCTGGCTCGTGGCGACGAAGCGCAACGTCTGTCGGGCGTCGTCGAGAGAGAGGACCGACGCGGCCCCATCGGTCGACGCGTCGAGCCCGAGCGCGCGCCCCCACTGCCGTGCGGCCGCCGCCGGGTCGCCGACCTCGACCGTGATGCCGCTGATGCCACCGGGGCCGTGATCGGGCACGGCGCCGGTCCAGTCGGGGCCGGCCCAGCGCCAGGCGCCCGGTGGGGAGGCGGAGTCGAGCGACACGATCGCGCCCGGCGTGTCCTTCGGGTGGAGGTGGGTGCCGGCGATGTCGTCGAGGTCGATCATCCACACCACCCGCATGCCCGCATCGGCGACCCGAGCCCGTGCGGCCACGACGTCGGCCACCTGGAAGATCGCCATGTAGCCGCTGTCGGCG
Protein-coding sequences here:
- a CDS encoding amidohydrolase family protein gives rise to the protein MTADLVIRGGTVIDGSGSPARTADVAITDGRVTEVGRVADKGRREIDTSGALITPGFVDIHTHYDAQATWDERLAPSTSHGVTTVVAGNCGVGFAPVRAADRTMLVELMEGVEDLPGVVLEEGLSWEWESIGDYLDFLDRRQFDADLAAQVCHAPVRVYVMGERGANREAATPDDIAAMAAIVTEGIRAGALGFTTSRTLNHRTSRGEPTPTLTAAREELVGLARGVGDAGAGVLQVVSDFRADDEAGTLLEMMRASGRPLSFSLLQTEPGPRYRRQLALLDQARAEGLEMRAQVAPRAVGVLIGLQASINPLASCPTYQPVAGLPVAEQARELSRLERREQIRSELAESPTARWLHNMYELGEPLDYEPTPDQSVARRAAALGVDPVDFYLDLLIEGGGTKLLYSPFLNYADNSLDPAAEMLAHPYAVPGLGDGGAHVGTICDASFPTSLLTHWGRDRTRGARFELPFLVHRQTRATAEAVGLLDRGLLAPGYKADINVIDIDRLSLSAPRMAHDLPAGGRRLLQDATGYLHTFVSGVEASSDGVDTGNRPGRLVRGQKADPKEATR